A window of Sphingorhabdus lacus contains these coding sequences:
- a CDS encoding adenosine kinase, which yields MTEIRFDVLAIGNAIVDIIADTDDSFITEQGLTKGSMQLIDEDRAKALYDHMGPAREISGGSAANTLAGLARLGHKTAFIGQVANDQLGNVFAHDIRAGGIHFDIPARDGAPATACCYILVTPDAQRTMNTFLGASQYLPARLIDKDLIESAAILYLEGYLWDPEEPRAAMRTAIDVARAAGRKVALTLSDAFVISRHGPDFLAEMEAGRIDILFANEVEICALHGSDDFEASVAAIAAKVPLLVCTRGEHGAIAVENGVRTTVAAEPVSRLVDTTGAGDLFAAGVFAGIAQNRPMAECLTMGAVCAAEIISHYGARPEADIAELVRNRLG from the coding sequence ATGACTGAAATTCGCTTTGACGTGCTCGCAATTGGTAACGCGATTGTGGATATTATCGCCGACACCGATGATAGCTTCATCACCGAACAGGGCCTCACCAAAGGCAGTATGCAGCTGATCGACGAAGATCGCGCCAAGGCGCTTTACGACCATATGGGACCTGCACGTGAAATCAGTGGTGGCTCGGCGGCCAACACTTTGGCGGGCCTGGCGCGCTTGGGGCATAAAACCGCATTTATCGGTCAGGTCGCAAATGACCAGTTGGGCAATGTGTTCGCGCACGATATCCGCGCAGGTGGGATCCATTTTGACATTCCGGCGCGTGATGGTGCTCCGGCTACGGCCTGCTGCTATATTCTGGTGACTCCCGATGCCCAGCGTACCATGAACACCTTCCTGGGCGCCTCGCAATATCTGCCTGCACGTTTGATCGACAAAGACCTGATCGAGAGCGCTGCGATCCTGTATCTCGAAGGCTATTTGTGGGATCCCGAGGAGCCGCGTGCGGCCATGCGGACCGCCATCGACGTGGCGCGCGCTGCGGGACGCAAGGTGGCACTGACGCTCTCGGATGCGTTTGTTATCTCGCGGCACGGACCCGATTTTCTTGCCGAAATGGAAGCGGGTCGCATCGATATCCTGTTCGCAAATGAAGTCGAAATCTGCGCGTTGCATGGCAGCGATGATTTTGAAGCATCGGTCGCGGCAATCGCGGCCAAGGTTCCTCTTCTCGTATGCACACGTGGCGAACATGGGGCGATTGCCGTCGAGAATGGCGTGCGAACAACAGTGGCGGCTGAGCCCGTTTCACGCTTGGTCGATACAACTGGCGCAGGTGATCTATTCGCGGCTGGCGTCTTTGCAGGTATCGCGCAAAACCGGCCGATGGCCGAATGCCTGACGATGGGGGCTGTATGTGCCGCCGAAATCATCTCGCATTATGGCGCGCGTCCTGAGGCGGATATCGCCGAGCTGGTGCGCAACAGGCTCGGTTAA
- a CDS encoding lipopolysaccharide biosynthesis protein codes for MTAVRTDEDDIQALAKGGRTNVFGFLLRLAARIPFLFIAGRLYGPEALGRFAYAILIVEFVAQLATLGLRRGLAELLSQGERPHSNLVADAMFSAMLASALGAAFLIAVPQIMFPNSAINGLDRFLPLVIFAIVATDIALAALAYRFDIVSTVRARAIVEPWTISIAAGAFYFYSARDGLILAYVASLIAALLFALWPLWRSYGIAWGWAPSLSRSYVIARRNLPLAAADAAEWGSRRLDLAILGLFASPAVVGIYYVAQQVASLPQKLKTSFDPILGPVITRNLQSKNYAEIARQVGQVGFWIIAAQAGIALALGIPGEAVMGLVGPEFVGGTGALAFLLAAEVAAATAVVSESALVYMARHRNLLISIMMLAVQALVSIGLIMLIPYWPIKPSYVGLYQAAAVACGLMISLGIGSIIKSRFLSRLLGHGISIWRSALVFAVISAAGVGMLIVSVPARFEWVELTVGIPVILGLYSWIIWRWGFGPEDRVLFRKKSD; via the coding sequence TTGACCGCAGTCCGGACCGATGAGGATGACATTCAGGCGCTGGCCAAGGGCGGGCGGACGAATGTTTTCGGCTTTCTCCTGCGGCTTGCCGCGCGCATCCCGTTTCTTTTCATCGCCGGTCGTCTTTACGGCCCCGAAGCCCTGGGGCGGTTTGCCTATGCGATATTGATCGTCGAATTTGTGGCTCAATTGGCAACGCTCGGCCTGCGCCGTGGCTTGGCAGAGCTTTTGTCGCAGGGCGAACGTCCTCATTCCAATCTGGTGGCCGATGCCATGTTTTCGGCCATGCTCGCGTCTGCCCTTGGCGCCGCATTTTTGATCGCCGTTCCGCAGATCATGTTTCCGAACAGCGCGATAAATGGGCTCGACCGTTTCTTGCCCCTCGTCATTTTTGCGATCGTCGCCACCGACATCGCACTAGCTGCTTTGGCTTACCGCTTTGACATCGTATCGACGGTGCGGGCGCGCGCTATTGTCGAGCCATGGACGATCAGCATCGCGGCAGGAGCTTTCTATTTTTATTCGGCACGGGACGGCTTGATACTTGCTTATGTAGCTTCTTTGATTGCCGCTCTGCTTTTCGCGCTCTGGCCCTTGTGGCGCAGTTACGGGATCGCCTGGGGCTGGGCACCCAGCCTGTCGCGATCCTATGTCATCGCCCGCCGCAATTTGCCGCTCGCGGCTGCGGACGCGGCGGAATGGGGCAGTCGGAGGCTGGATCTCGCTATATTGGGGCTGTTCGCATCGCCTGCAGTTGTCGGAATCTACTATGTCGCTCAGCAGGTCGCGAGCCTGCCGCAAAAGCTGAAAACCAGTTTTGACCCCATTTTAGGCCCTGTCATTACCCGCAACCTGCAGTCCAAAAACTATGCCGAAATTGCCCGGCAGGTTGGGCAGGTCGGTTTCTGGATCATCGCCGCGCAGGCCGGTATTGCACTCGCGCTCGGTATACCGGGTGAGGCCGTCATGGGACTTGTTGGGCCGGAATTTGTTGGCGGCACAGGAGCCCTTGCCTTTCTTCTGGCGGCGGAAGTAGCGGCGGCGACGGCGGTCGTCAGTGAATCCGCCCTCGTCTATATGGCACGGCACCGGAACTTGCTGATCTCGATCATGATGCTCGCCGTTCAGGCTTTGGTGAGCATCGGGCTGATCATGCTCATCCCCTATTGGCCAATAAAGCCGTCTTATGTCGGTCTCTATCAGGCAGCGGCGGTCGCGTGCGGGTTGATGATTTCGCTCGGCATCGGCTCGATCATCAAATCTCGGTTCCTGAGCCGCCTGCTCGGCCATGGCATAAGTATCTGGCGCAGCGCCCTCGTCTTTGCCGTCATTAGCGCAGCCGGCGTGGGCATGCTGATCGTCAGCGTCCCTGCCCGCTTTGAATGGGTGGAACTGACCGTCGGCATCCCGGTCATTCTGGGCCTATATAGCTGGATAATCTGGCGGTGGGGCTTTGGCCCGGAAGACCGGGTGCTCTTCCGCAAGAAGTCCGATTAA